A single genomic interval of Musa acuminata AAA Group cultivar baxijiao chromosome BXJ3-4, Cavendish_Baxijiao_AAA, whole genome shotgun sequence harbors:
- the LOC135635528 gene encoding probable protein phosphatase 2C 78 — protein MRRRLCWHPVHRCFGWCGAGGGAGADGLLWHTDLKPHASGDFSIAVVQANNSLEDQGQVLASPSTTYFGVFDGHGGPEASRFVNNRIFSHLHEIASEQGGLSVEVIRKAFNATEEEFLQLVKRSWLSRPNIASVGSCCLVGAITDNVLYVANLGDSRAVLGKQGSDGRSVVAERLSRDHNVAEEDVRKELAELHPDDSRIVLCNRGVWRIKGIIQVSRSIGDVYLKKPSFSRDPLFQQCAAPIPLKRPVMTSEPSIRTRKLTQQDLFLIFASDGLWEQLSDAAAVDIVFKSPRAGIAKRLVRAALTEAAKKSEIKYDDIKHMEKGVRRHYHDDITVIVIYLDHFEGKASKLQGSTFDCTSAPVDIFSLNAATA, from the exons ATGCGGCGGCGATTGTGCTGGCACCCAGTGCACCGCTGCTTCGGGTGGTGCGGCGCCGGGGGTGGGGCCGGTGCGGACGGCCTTCTTTGGCATACGGACCTAAAGCCCCACGCATCCGGCGACTTCTCCATCGCCGTCGTCCAGGCCAATAACTCGCTCGAGGATCAGGGGCAGGTGCTCGCCTCTCCCTCCACCACCTACTTCGGCGTCTTCGACGGCCACGGCGGCCCCGAGGCCTCCCGATTCGTCAATAACCGCATCTTCTCCCACCTCCATG AGATTGCGTCGGAGCAAGGAGGTCTCTCGGTCGAGGTAATACGCAAGGCGTTCAATGCCACCGAGGAAGAGTTCTTACAACTGGTGAAGAGATCATGGCTTTCTCGACCAAATATTGCATCGGTGGGGTCATGTTGCCTCGTCGGTGCGATCACAGACAACGTTCTCTACGTGGCCAATCTGGGAGACTCCAGGGCAGTGCTCGGCAAGCAGGGAAGTGATGGGAGGTCCGTGGTGGCAGAGCGGCTGTCGAGAGACCATAATGTCGCTGAGGAGGATGTGAGGAAGGAACTTGCTGAACTCCACCCTGATGACTCCCGCATTGTTCTATGTAACAGAGGCGTCTGGCGGATCAAAGGGATCATCCAG GTATCAAGGTCGATCGGTGATGTCTACCTGAAGAAGCCCAGTTTTTCCAGGGACCCATTGTTTCAGCAATGTGCTGCTCCCATTCCACTAAAACGGCCTGTCATGACTTCAGAGCCTTCAATTAGGACACGTAAGCTTACACAACAAGACTTGTTTCTGATATTTGCATCGGATGGTCTCTGGGAACAACTAAGTGATGCAGCTGCAGTGGATATTGTCTTCAAAAGCCCCAGAGCA GGAATAGCCAAGCGACTTGTCAGAGCTGCTCTCACCGAAGCTGCCAAGAAAAGCGAAATAAAATATGATGACATAAAACATATGGAAAAGGGAGTAAGGCGCCACTACCATGATGATATAACAGTCATCGTTATCTATCTCGACCATTTCGAGGGGAAGGCTTCCAAGCTTCAGGGAAGCACTTTTGACTGCACCAGTGCACCCGTGGACATTTTCTCCCTCAATGCAGCTACTGCTTGA